One stretch of Toxoplasma gondii ME49 chromosome XI, whole genome shotgun sequence DNA includes these proteins:
- a CDS encoding hypothetical protein (encoded by transcript TGME49_311740), whose amino-acid sequence MSAPDSEPETPAAPLHNPIGAPPQKENGAFHCLPAADVPRDRRAHEPQTVERRLALRSLDKRPAAHEMETDQHLREKEAEKPYAFFSEKGGRSPLQLAKETRGSGDTRCGPGLTGSPTHASTTAAPVSCSFKQPGICLGASSELNSSPAFQSRLSDWTRRESSFTGAPQRERSNEEPAQFPSSSPSSSLSSSSAFSSPSDVCLPDGGSSAFSTSGAAGAGESRDAPLDTSCSPSLLVARARTSRQETPEPVSMRSFSSVPSVSSPRSGSAPPAEEKTTVDLGSQSRARLCAPLVEILASAKPTEREALRRSLHSIGREQGLRPDEIDCLFLSVLFRVPAFLRTAATARAARAAQEPNGPERLAETRDGDQREIQRARGDTGAREKASFERVHFDVCETSERERKECYRSGSDFQAEGESHGKARLWGGWRGNTECESIFCAQGRAVLCAVRTLQHWALSHPLHCHASALLPSRFPPLRHTVAWILQAALELLVSEGEANLKQKVEVVACRGLRKENLQEWRDTAACAQRDGRDGQGICRDGRGGEGSGAFICAEESARRKNAVSVQLIRDLEPHSSDRINGDSRVPGKGRQVAVALLQRLFLWSASPHPPLQALAASLWRQVGLSTRLLSKMPRASSPLLSVRSLAARKNGESAFTGGACGSLNGGNSAKRWPIQGSRSAITSEISATGPLLHLSVEQRHEGDEDEMEEGEERREEARELRRVSRLGEAAVRLLDCLFLLATRPPQWGVFARDKEAEKQVETRGQHGDSSTLRVRPGGCASGEEARVRRRGDSAELHDARGPERCALSPLLRQFAPSPSQRQLLQCLGVALESASEETQREILSSCVLPYAVHTISFLKQGVSPVNAVARGDDVGGRRNEDGRDGKAIAPERSKIDSAAIRKAESPSSVLTLLEILHNLPVSLLAPPAPSERKTQDSHCQSVAGLSGSEPLERGCISLCDGLQKSEDTGDGSSGCTDTVMGCLDSLLEALLEIAFDRAVTQQNRKVESRSDFLKDLSVSLERRVEDALHVTREAFHRVSVPLGSPPLASQSLGSQQHFAGSPETSAPSDASQASRAEHLNGGSGRAPPADVAEKARSLLTPDRMCEALRGVHTPEVDEERMAVELVCRLCTSVLSWRDSLAAARVLASHSVELSSFLEHYLCTPQRGLGFLSWGFRRSAKGRSGRAEPRGTTTSLLFAAALAVCCCTSVDAERRQVGQTPALEGDEAGNGAQGARKEHREGDRDDRHIERLWWVVEAGLGPMLQRHPDFLLRVLMNAIVFVGVHGGDSCGLLSRLLGASETAATLLESCCPRVPVRCLRACISAFQFSQQREFSSPGESASSTQAAASAEEWRARRGSLSLPGGESGAESGRDKARRIGRKGGEEETREEKVKQPPESEEGRKQHVWRWAEAALRRGSLGVSQETSESAKEEVEKKEEAEMTRRERGYAGEGMDFQVSGPDAKRRKTETETRKLEVKREAVQMYRHPNATGDCEGDAGSFVRREQKEEGKEDERRETEEAVADQNRGETRGKKTERAEREKFLRSILQRLDLTARKIEEYHGFEALALRDCVALLDEELLGTT is encoded by the exons ATGAGCGCGCCAGACAGCGAACCTGAGACACCCGCCGCGCCTCTCCATAACCCAATTGGAGCGCCTccgcagaaagagaacggcGCCTTCCACTGTCTGCCTGCTGCGGATGTCCCGCGCGATCGTCGAGCTCATGAGCCTCAAACGGTCGAACGAAGGCTCGCCTTGCGCTCTCTTGACAAAAGGCCCGCTGCACACGAGATGGAGACAGACCAGCACTtgcgcgagaaagaagccgagaaaccgtacgcttttttctccgaGAAAGGAGGTCGGTCCCCTCTTCAGctcgcgaaggagacgcgcggaTCCGGAGACACACGCTGCGGCCCGGGTCTCACCGGAAGTCCGACGCATGCGTCCACCACTGCGGCTCctgtctcttgttctttcaAGCAACCTGGCATCTGCCTCGGGGCTTCGTCCGAACTCAACTCCTCACCAGCTTTCCAAAGTCGACTAAGCGACTGGACAAGACGGGAGTCGAGCTTCACCGGCGctccacagagagaaaggtcaAACGAAGAACCAGCTCagttcccttcctcttctccgtcttcttctctctcctcctcttctgctttctcgtctccctccgaTGTTTGCCTTCCTGACGGTGGTTCTTCGGCGTTTTCGACTTCGGGAGCGGCTGGCGCAGGCGAATCTCGCGATGCACCTCTTGACACCTcgtgttctccttctctgcttgtcgCTCGCGCAAGAACGTCTAGACAGGAGACTCCAGAACCCGTATCGATgcgttccttttcctctgtcccttctgtttcctcgcctcgTTCTGGCTCTGCCCCTCccgcggaggagaagaccaCAGTCGATCTCGGCAGCCAGTCTCGAGCCCGGCTGTGCGCACCGCTGGTTGAGATCCTGGCCTCGGCGAAGCCGACCGAACGAGAGGCGCTCCGGAGAAGCCTGCACTCTATCGGGCGAGAACAAGGATTGCGGCCGGACGAGATCgactgcctcttcctctccgttctctttcgAGTTCCTGCCTTTCTGCGGACAGCCGCTACCGCGAGGGCGGCTCGCGCCGCCCAGGAGCCCAACGGGCCCGAACGGCTGGCCGAGACCAGAGACGGCGACCAGAGGGAGATCCAGCGAGCGAGGGGCGACACTGGCGCGCGTGAGAAGGCATCGTTTGAGAGAGTGCATTTCGATGTGTGTGAGACgagtgaaagagagaggaaggaatgCTACAGGTCAGGGAGCGATTTCCAGGCGGAGGGAGAGTCTCACGGAAAAGCGAGGCTCTGGGGAGGCTGGCGAGGAAACACTGAGTGCGAGTCAATCTTCTGCGCTCAAGGGAGAGCAGTTCTCTGCGCTGTGCGTACACTTCAGCACTGGGCGCTCTCGCACCCGCTCCACTGTCACGCGagcgctcttcttccctctcgttttccaCCTCTTCGCCACACCGTCGCGTGGATTCTGCAGGCTGCTCTGGAACTTCTTGTGAgtgaaggcgaagcgaaCTTGAAACAGAAGGTCGAGGtagttgcatgcagaggactcagaaaagaaaacctgCAAGAATGGCGAGACACGGCAGCGTGCGCTCAGCGAGACGGCCGAGATGGCCAGGGAATCTGTagagacgggagaggcggcgaagggTCGGGAGCGTTTATTTGCGCAGAAGAGTccgcaagaagaaagaacgctgtctctgtgcagcTGATCCGCGACCTAGAACCGCATAGTTCAGATCGAAtaaacggagacagcagagtaCCCGGGAAGGGACGGCAAGTGGCTGTCGCACTTCTCCagcgtttgtttctctggTCCGCGAGCCCGCACCCACCCTTGCAAGctctcgcggcttctctctggaggcAAGTTGGCCTCTCCACGCGTTTGCTCTCTAAGATGCCGCGCGCTagttctcctctgctttctgtgcGTTCTTTAGCCGCTCGAAAGAACGGTGAGTCTGCTTTCACAGGAGGCGCCTGCGGGTCGCTGAACGGAGGAAACTCCGCGAAACGCTGGCCTATACAGGGAAGCCGAAGCGCAATCACTTCTGAAATATCCGCCACAGGCCCTTTACTGCATCTTTCAGttgaacagagacacgagggagacgaagacgagatggaggagggagaggagagaagggaggaagcaagagagctccgtcgcgtttctcgcttgGGCGAAGCTGCGGTTCGCCTGCTGgactgtctctttctgctggCGACTCGCCCCCCCCAGTGGGGTGTCTTCgcaagagacaaagaagccgagaagcaAGTCGAGACACGCGGGCAgcacggagacagcagcacGCTTCGGGTCCGGCCTGGCGGCTGCGCGTCtggggaggaagcgagggtccggcggcgaggagactcGGCGGAGCTCCACGATGCTCGAGGACCTGAAAGGTGtgcgctctcgcctctccttcgccaGTTCGCGCCCTCGCCGTCTCAGAGGCAGCTTCTGCAGTGTCTCGGAGTCGCGCTGGAGAGCGCCagcgaggaaacgcaaaGAGAGATTCTCTCCTCATGCGTGCTGCCCTACGCCGTCCACACGATCTCCTTCTTGAAGCAGGGCGTCTCGCCTGTGAATGCAgtcgcgagaggagacgacgtAGGCGGAAGGAGGAACGAAGATGGTAGGGATGGAAAAGCGATAGCTCCGGAGAGAAGTAAGATTGACTCTGCAGCGATACGCAAGGCGGAGAGCCCCTCCTCTGTCCTCACGCTCCTCGAGATTCTACACAatcttcctgtctctctcctagCTCCCCCAGCcccgagcgagagaaaaacgcaagatTCGCACTGCCAAAGTGTTGCCGGCCTCTCTGGCTCAGAGCCTTTGGAACGGGGCTGCATTTCGCTCTGCGACGGtctgcagaagagcgaagatACGGGCGATGGCTCTtcggggtgtacagacaccgtaatggggtgtctagacagctTGTTGGAGGCGCTGCTGGAGATCGCCTTTGACAGAGCGGTCACCCAGCAAAATCGAAAGGTGGAATCTCGGAGTGACTTCCTCAAAGatttgtctgtttctcttgaACGACGAGTCGAAGACGCGCTTCACGTGACACGGGAGGCATTTCATCGCGTTTCTGTCCCTCTCGGCTCACCGCCTCTTGCCTCGCAGTCTCTGGGTAGCCAGCAGCACTTCGCAGGTTCTCCGGAAACCTCTGCACCTTCCGACGCTTCACAAGCTTCCAGAGCGGAGCACCTAAACGGCGGCAGTGGTCGCGCGCCTCCAGCGGACGTggcggagaaagcgagaagttTGCTGACCCCGGACCGCATGTGCGAGGCTCTCCGAGGTGTGCATACGCCCGAAGTCGATGAGGAGCGGATGGCCGTGGAACtcgtctgccgcctctgcaccTCCGTACTTTCCTGGAGGGACAGCCTGGCGGCCGCGCGCGTCCTGGCAAGCCACTCAGTCGagctttcctcctttctggAGCACTACCTCTGCACCCCGCAGCGCGGTCTTGGCTTCCTGTCATGGGGCTTTCGGAGATCTGCAAAGGGTCGAAGCGGCAGAGCCGAGCCCAGAGGCACCACgacctctctcctgttcgccgccgccctcgctgtctgctgCTGCACCTCGGTGgatgcagagaggagacaggtaGGGCAGACACCCGCGctcgagggagacgaagccgGGAATGGAGCCCAAGGCGCCCGAAAAGAAcaccgagaaggagacagagacgacaggcACATTGAGAGACTGTGGTGGGTCGTCGAGGCCGGCTTGGGTCCGATGCTTCAGAGACACCCggattttcttcttcgcgtcttgATGAACG CGATCGTGTTCGTCGGTGTACACGGCGGGGACTCCTGTGGTCTGCTCTCAAGGCTGCTGGGCGCTTCAGAGACCGCTGCGACGCTCCTCGAAAGCTGCTGTCCGCGCGTGCCAGTCCGTTGtctccgcgcatgcatctcgGCTTTCCAGTTTTCCCAGCAGAgagagttttcttctccgggCGAGTCTGCAAGCTCGACCCAAGCCGCCGCGTCTGCGGAGGAATGGAGGGCCCGTAGggggtctctgtctcttccaggGGGCGAAAGTGGGGCTGAGTCTGGCCGCGACAAGGCGAGAAGAATTGGGAggaaaggcggagaagaagagacgagagaggaaaaagtgAAGCAACCTCCGGAgtcagaagaaggcagaaaacagCACGTTTGGAGATGGGCGGAAGCGGCGCTCCGTCGCGGGTCCCTGGGTGTTTCGCAAGAAACATCTGAGtcagcgaaagaagaggtagagaagaaagaagaggcagaaatgACAAGGCGTGAGAGGGGATACGCGGGCGAGGGAATGGATTTCCAAGTTTCGGGACCAGacgcgaagcgaagaaagacggaaacagagacacgcaagttggaagtgaagagagaggcagtgcagatgtacagacacccgaacGCCACTGGAGACTGCGAAGGCGATGCGGGCAGCTTCGTCAGAcgagaacagaaggaagagggaaaagaggacgagagaagagagacggaagaggcGGTGGCAGACCAAAACAGAggggaaacgagaggaaagaagacagaacgcgcagagagagagaagttcCTGCGCTCAATCTTGCAGAGGCTCGACCTGACAGCCCGAAAGATCGAAGAATACCACGGATTTGAAGCTTTGGCACTTCGGG ACTGTGTTGCTTTGCTCGACGAGGAGTTGCTGGGCACGACTTAG